One Streptomyces formicae genomic window, GACAGCGCGCTGCTCCGCGACAACCCCCTCCGCGACCCCGGCCGACGGCCGCTGTGGGTCTACACCCCGCCCGGCTACGAGGAGGCGGCCGGGCGCCGCTACCCCGTCACCTACCTGCTGCTCGGATACGCGGGAACGCTGCCGGTCTGGGGGAACCGCATGGCCTTCCGGCAGCCCGTTCCCGAACTCGCCGACGCGCTCTTCGCCCGCGGCGACGCTCCGGGCACGCTGCTGGTGTTCGTGGACGCCTGGACCACGTACGGCGGAAGCCAGTTCGTCGACTCGCCGGGCACCGGCCGCTACCACTCGTACCTGTGCGAGGAGGTCGTGCCGTACGTCGACGCCCACTACCGCACCCTGCCCGAACGCGACCACCGGGCCGTCGCGGGAAAGTCGAGCGGCGGCCTCGGCGCCGCGGTCAGCGCGATGCTCCGCCCCGACCTGTTCGGCGCGTTCGCCACGCACTCCGGCGACTCGCTGTCCCAGGCGCAGTACCAGCCGCACTTCCTCACCGCGGCCCGCCAGTTGAGGCCCTACGGCGGCGACATCTTCCGCTGGTGGGACGACTTCCGCTCGCGCGTCGCGTTCACCAAGGAGGAGGACCTGAACCTCCTGGAGATCCTCGGGGTCTCCGCCTGCTTCTCCCCGGGGCCCGACGGCACTCCCACCCTGCCCTTCGACCCGCGCACCGGCGCACTGCGCGAAGAGGAGTGGCGGCGCTGGCTGGCCTGGGACCCGGTACGGATGGCCGCCGATCACGCGACGGCCCTGCGGTCCCAGCGCGGCATCTGGATCGATGCGGGAACCCGCGACGAGTGGTTCCTCGACCTGGGCGCGCTGGCCTTCCGCGACGCGATCGCCGAGGCCGGAGTGCCGGACGAGGACGTGCACTTCGAACTCTTCGAAGGCGGCCACCACGCCGTCGAGTACCGCATGCCACCCGCCCTCGCCTGGCTGGCCCACCGCATCGCCGCCCCTCAGGAGCCGGTGCGGACGGGCGTCACGGGCCGGAGCTGACCGGCACCGTCACGGATCCGTCGGGGAGCGACCCGGCGCAGGAGGAGGGCGTCAGCTGACGCGCCCGGTGCGCGAGGGCGGGCCCAGGGCGCGGGCGCACGGTCTGCGGCACCCCGTGCCACAGATGGCAGGTGTAAGGGGCGTCATGCAACGTTCACGCCTTGCGCGACCGGCTCACGTCCAGGGTGCTGCCGCACGCCCCGTGAGATCGCGCGAAGGCGAGGAAGGCGTTTAGGAGCGGCGAAAATTCGCCGCTCAGCCCTGACCGGGGGCTGACCGTGACGTACCGCGGGAGGCTGGCATGGCGTGGGACGCGGACCTGCTGCTCGAGGAGACGGCGCCTGACACCGAGGCGCACGTACGCACCAACCGGCTGGTGGCGGCGGTGACTTCAGGCGAAGCCGGAGCGGCGGAGATGGCCCGGGTGACGTTGGGCGAATTCCACGCTCATACCGCTGAGGTGGCGGCGTTCGCCACGCTGGCCGCTCGTCACCCGCACCAGCCGGTGGCCGGATACTTCCTGGACCTGGCCCGGCTGGTGCTCGACTGCGAGGCCCCGCTGCTGGCCTGCGCACGCGCCCTCGGGCAGGGGGAACAGGAACTGCGTGACCAGCGGCCGCCGCAGGGGATGCGGGCGTTCGGTTCGCTCATGGGATGGCTGGCGATGCGGGCGGGCCCGGCCGAGGCGGCCTGTGTGATCCGTGCGGATCTGCTGCTGTGGTGCGCGGCCTGCGAAGCGCTGGGCGAAGCCCTCGGCGCGGTCGAGCCCGAACTCCCCACGCCGGTCCTCGCCTACGTGGCCCTGTTCCGGGCGGCACCGCCACGATTCGTCGACGGAGCGCGGGACGTCGTCGCCCACGGACTGGCCCACGGCGAGAGCCTGGCCGTGATCGAGCACGCCGTGTCCCAGGTCGAACCCACGCTGGCCGCCTTCTGGACCGCGGCCCTGCCACCGGCACCCCCACATCGCGCGGGCCCGGCCCCCCTCTCACCCCCGACCCCGCTTTCACCCCCGGGCGACACCGTCGCCCACACGTAGACACGCAAGGAGCAAGCTCCATGGCAACCGTAGCCAACGACCTCCGTGTGAATCCGGACGCCCACCGCGCCCAGGTGCACCGGTGGAACGACACCTCGACCAGTTACCCGCGCACGGCGACCGTGCCGGAACGCTTCGCCCAGCAGGCCGACATCCGCCCCGACGCGGTGGCCGTGCGCCAGGGCACGGAACAGCTGACCTACCGCGAACTGCGGGACCAGGTGGCCGCGTTGGCCGACCGTCTGGTCGCCGACGGCGTCGAGCCGGGCGACGTGGTCGGCGTGCTGCTCGAACGCTCGGTGGCGTGCGTGACGGCGGTCCTCGCGGTGATGCGCGCGGGGGCGGCCTACCTGCCCCTGGACCCCCACTACCCGCAGCAGCACCTGTTGCGGCTCCTCCAGGACGCCCACGTCCGCAAGGTGATCACCCGGGCTACCCACCGGCCGCTGGTGGAGGGCCATGCCGAGACGGTGGACGTCGCCGACCGGCCCGTGCGCACGGGAGCCTCCGACCAGGTGGACGCGGGCCCCGACGACCCGGCCTACGTGATCTTCACGTCCGGGTCCACCGGCGTACCCAAAGGGGCGGTGGTGCCGCACCGGGGCCCGGTGCGGCTGGTCTGCCACGGTGACGAGCGGCTGCGCCTTTCGTCGCGGGACGTGCTGCTGGCCACGACCAACCCGACCTTCGACGTCTCGTGCTTCGAGTGGTTCGCGGCCCTCCTGAACGGCGCCCGCCTGGTGCTGGCCGAAGGGGACACCCTGCTGGCCGCCGACGCCCTGGAGGACACGCTGCGGGCCGAGGGCGTGAGCGTGATGTGGCTCAGCGCGGGACTGTTCCACCAGATGGCCAAGGTCCGACCCGAGATGTTCGCCCCGCTGCGGTGCCTGATCGCGGGCGGCGACGCCCTCTCACCGGAGGCGGTGCGCCGGGTACTGGCCCACGGCAGGCCCGGGATGCTGGTCAACGGCTACGGCCCGACCGAGAACTCCTCGCTGTCGACCGTGCACGTGATGACCGAGTTGCCCGACGACGCGGAGACGGTGCCGATCGGCACGCCGGTGGCCAATTCCACGGCCTACGTGGTGCGTGAGGACGGCGACCTCGCCGCTCCCGGGCAGACGGGCGAGCTGTGGGTCGGCGGCGACGGGGTGGCGCTCGGCTACCTGCGGGACGAGGAGCTCACCACCCGCCGCTTCGTGCCCGACCACCTCAGCCCCGATGACGAATCCGGGACCCTCTACAAGACGGGTGACCTGGCCCGCTGGCGTCCCGACGGGGTGCTGGAGTTCCTGGGACGGCGGGACCGGCAGGTCAAGGTGCGCGGCTACCGCATCGAACTGGACGAGATCGAGGTGCACCTCAGCGCCCATGAACAGGTGCGCGAGGCGGCGGTGATCACCCCGCAGGGCGGCGAGCGCGACCGCCTGCTGGCCTGGGTGACCCCGCAACCGGGAGCGGACGCCGCCGAACTGGGCTGGCGGCTGCGGGAGTACCTGCGCGACCGGCTGCCGGTGTTCATGGTGCCCCAGCCGATCCTGGTGCGGGACCGGATGCCGCTGAATCGGTCCGGCAAGATCGACCGAGCCCTGCTGGCCCAGGAGGCCGACCGGCACGACACGGCGGCCCGCACCGCTGGGCAGGAGGCCGTGACCCCGGTGGAGAAGGCGGTCGCCGAACTGTGGGCCGAGATCCTGGGC contains:
- a CDS encoding alpha/beta hydrolase encodes the protein MPTFTLAGRIDEHVIDSALLRDNPLRDPGRRPLWVYTPPGYEEAAGRRYPVTYLLLGYAGTLPVWGNRMAFRQPVPELADALFARGDAPGTLLVFVDAWTTYGGSQFVDSPGTGRYHSYLCEEVVPYVDAHYRTLPERDHRAVAGKSSGGLGAAVSAMLRPDLFGAFATHSGDSLSQAQYQPHFLTAARQLRPYGGDIFRWWDDFRSRVAFTKEEDLNLLEILGVSACFSPGPDGTPTLPFDPRTGALREEEWRRWLAWDPVRMAADHATALRSQRGIWIDAGTRDEWFLDLGALAFRDAIAEAGVPDEDVHFELFEGGHHAVEYRMPPALAWLAHRIAAPQEPVRTGVTGRS
- a CDS encoding amino acid adenylation domain-containing SDR family oxidoreductase, whose amino-acid sequence is MATVANDLRVNPDAHRAQVHRWNDTSTSYPRTATVPERFAQQADIRPDAVAVRQGTEQLTYRELRDQVAALADRLVADGVEPGDVVGVLLERSVACVTAVLAVMRAGAAYLPLDPHYPQQHLLRLLQDAHVRKVITRATHRPLVEGHAETVDVADRPVRTGASDQVDAGPDDPAYVIFTSGSTGVPKGAVVPHRGPVRLVCHGDERLRLSSRDVLLATTNPTFDVSCFEWFAALLNGARLVLAEGDTLLAADALEDTLRAEGVSVMWLSAGLFHQMAKVRPEMFAPLRCLIAGGDALSPEAVRRVLAHGRPGMLVNGYGPTENSSLSTVHVMTELPDDAETVPIGTPVANSTAYVVREDGDLAAPGQTGELWVGGDGVALGYLRDEELTTRRFVPDHLSPDDESGTLYKTGDLARWRPDGVLEFLGRRDRQVKVRGYRIELDEIEVHLSAHEQVREAAVITPQGGERDRLLAWVTPQPGADAAELGWRLREYLRDRLPVFMVPQPILVRDRMPLNRSGKIDRALLAQEADRHDTAARTAGQEAVTPVEKAVAELWAEILGIEGNIGRERDFFALGGHSLQATRLAARCRARFDLAPEHSRYLIRTLLANPTVETFAARIEELATATVEDTQEQTVDFEAAARLDPDLVFPTATHLPSTGRRVVLSGATGFLGTYLLDSLIRDHGAAHVYCLVRARSEAEGRQRLAARMRRYGLDLQAVGEHVTVVPGDLGAPRFGLAPVAFHALGEDSDTLLHAGSRVNFAYPYAALEAINVGGTRTMLDLARIGPAKAFHYVSSIAVIAGFGVAGVRHVDEDTPLRFADRISLGYPETKWVAERLVAQAAQQGLAAAVHRPYEITGTQDGGIWNTDTMMCALFRSIAETGLAPDIELPLDFVPVDYTAKAITHILAHRPAHGQVHHITNPHDARLPLLTERLRARGYPVRSVPYEEWVAFMADLTARDPSQPMAPFMPMFIEPAHQSDISVKEMYFAGTFPSFSRTTFEAAIDGSGLTCPPVDAAMLDPYLDYFTDSGFLQPPAAASGSA